One Pectinophora gossypiella chromosome 25, ilPecGoss1.1, whole genome shotgun sequence DNA window includes the following coding sequences:
- the LOC126378121 gene encoding zinc finger protein 175-like: MTSLNNALCNVIYDKDEFCRLCLGIVTEETLRIQDEVVLTEEENAEELGNILSLILGSEITTNLSGMDRVCDECVKSALNCYTFMAKCRDNFYKLYNVIESVTISLEENIVDTYNFQSLFLTLDTSNSTNNLYYDDEICPKDPSKIIKRLKFLMKPKPQRTALKKEAYEPNSDFTDLDVSLAAGEVRTEDEMFLVLETINGNKIYYCKLCPKKCKRLYNLKLHFRHVHEKMSPHKSRFLPDHNGLVCSCCGKTFKDKKSLQVHEHNHTLLFTCRKCDKVYKSKNAFTNHMCRPDRERPPLEKNYICDNCGAKFVRKASLLLHIKYEHGDGIAHVCSYCDKRFYSQSGLKLHVVKHTKEKKYKCEMCGGNFVTKASLVYHVRTHTGEKPFKCKYCDMRFLSTSRRADHTRRHHMEPSLSCNICSKKFKGYPSLNRHRKRHLDPSSSLYVVEDELNM, encoded by the exons ATGACGTCTCTAAATAATGCTTTGTGTAACGTAATATACGATAAAGATGAGTTTTGCCGCTTATGTTTGGGCATAGTCACTGAAGAAACGTTAAGAATACAGGATGAAGTTGTACTAACAGAAGAGGAAAATGCTGAAGAGTTGGGAAACATTTTAAGTTTGATTTTAGGAAGTGAG ATTACCACAAACCTTTCGGGAATGGATAGAGTATGTGATGAATGTGTAAAGTCAGCACTCAACTGCTACACATTTATGGCCAAGTGTCGAGATAACTTCTACAAACTTTACAATGTCATTGAAAGTGTTACAATATCTTTAGAGGAGAACATTGTAGACACCTATAACTTCCAAAGTCTTTTTTTAACTCTGGACACTAGTAATTCAACAAATAACTTGTATTACGATGATGAAATATGTCCAAAAGACCCatctaaaattataaaacgGCTTAAGTTTCTAATGAAGCCTAAACCACAGAGAACAGCACTAAAAAAGGAAGCTTATGAACCCAATTCAGACTTTACTGATTTGGATGTTTCACTTGCAGCAGGAGAAGTGAGAACAGAAGACGAAATGTTCTTGGTCTTGGAAACAATTAATGGCAACAAAATCTACTATTGTAAATTATGTCCCAAGAAATGCAAGCGGTTATATAACCTCAAGTTACATTTCAGACATGTACATGAGAAAATGTCACCCCATAAATCACGGTTTTTGCCAGACCATAATGGACTTGTATGCAGTTGCTGTGGTAAAACATTTAAGGATAAAAAGAGCTTACAAGTGCATGAACACAATCATACATTATTATTCACTTGTAGAAAGTGTGATAAGGTTTATAAGAGTAAAAATGCATTTACAAATCATATGTGTAGACCGGACAGAGAAAGACCACCTTTAGAAAAAAACTACATCTGTGACAACTGTGGTGCTAAGTTTGTAAGGAAAGCTAGTTTACTTTTGCATATAAAATATGAACATGGAGACGGAATTGCACATGTTTGTTCATATTGTGATAAAAGATTTTATTCCCAAAGCGGTCTAAAGCTTCATGTAGTGAaacatacaaaagaaaaaaaatacaaatgtgaAATGTGCGGTGGCAACTTTGTTACTAAAGCTTCACTTGTTTATCATGTCCGTACTCATACTGGGGAGAAACCgtttaaatgtaaatattgtGATATGAGGTTCTTATCCACTTCTCGACGGGCTGACCATACCCGGCGACACCACATGGAGCCCTCCTTGTCTTGTAATATATGTTCCAAGAAATTCAAAGGCTATCCAAGCTTAAATAGGCACCGAAAAAGGCACTTAGATCCAAGTAGTAGTTTGTATGTTGTAGAGGATGAACTGAATATGTAA
- the LOC126378145 gene encoding zinc finger protein 879-like: MAPLTCVVSKILSGKDDFCRLCFNSVPEGSNRLQDEVFLSSDDTANTEEIIKILSDILGKQYTCSMSTYDCICTSCLETARSSYTFIKKCQQNTELLTSAVDSLKDCIENTTTDLSSFKSLFVSIDTKDFSNKQYYDNQRPVNTCTAALVRFRSLSYGKYIRWKDSTPGVRKRRLHMYSEEMRKICDIIRDKNKTMFKCKVCDGIFNKSFNFKKHYYSQHSAKLLKCEECGKSYGSEALLKQHKYDSHASIICSECGKTYKNRYSLLYHMRQHSGEQPYECKYCGMKFQWSSRRAEHIRRFHLEPSVECNICHIKFRALGSLYEHRKRHFNPNSRLHVTQQTLPVAEEEEL, from the exons atggcACCATTAACCTGTGttgtttcaaaaatattatCAGGAAAAGACGATTTTTGTCGATTATGTTTCAATTCTGTCCCTGAAGGCTCCAATCGCCTACAAGATGAAGTCTTTCTGAGCTCGGATGACACCGCAAATACTgaagaaattataaaaatactgaGCGATATTTTGGGTAAACAA TATACTTGCAGTATGTCTACATATGATTGCATTTGCACCAGCTGCTTAGAAACTGCAAGAAGCAGCTATACATTCATAAAGAAATGTCAACAAAACACTGAACTGTTAACCAGTGCTGTTGATTCGCTCAAAGACTGCATTGAAAATACGACTACCGATTTGAGCTCatttaaatctttatttgtgtCTATTGACACAAAAGACTTTTCAAATAAACAGTACTATGATAATCAACGGCCAGTGAATACTTGCACTGCAGCACTTGTAAGATTTCGTTCATTGTCTTATGGTAAATATATACGATGGAAAGATTCTACTCCAGGAGTACGAAAGAGAAGACTTCACATGTACAGTGAGGAAATGCGAAAAATATGTGACATTATTAgagataaaaacaaaacaatgtttAAATGTAAAGTATGCgatggaatattcaataaatcaTTTAATTTCAAGAAGCATTATTACAGTCAACATTCTGCAAAATTATTGAAATGTGAAGAGTGTGGGAAGAGTTATGGCTCAGAGGCTTTACTGAAACAACATAAGTATGATAGCCATGCAAGTATTATCTGTAGTGAATGTGgcaaaacatacaaaaacag atactcATTACTATATCACATGCGGCAACACTCAGGAGAACAACCATATGAGTGCAAATACTGTGGAATGAAATTCCAATGGTCTTCACGTCGCGCAGAGCACATCAGAAGGTTTCATTTAGAGCCAAGTGTTGAATGTAACATTTGCCACATAAAATTCAGGGCTTTAGGGTCATTGTATGAACACAGGAAGAGGCATTTTAATCCAAATAGCCGGCTTCATGTCACTCAGCAAACACTTCCTGTAGCTGAGGAAGAAGAATTGTAA